The Cyclobacteriaceae bacterium genome includes a region encoding these proteins:
- a CDS encoding esterase family protein, with product MRKLLFVLLSILCFKVHAQQNHKIEEKSIGGYKVSIYLPPNYDPSRKYKTLYFNDGQTVFGSSGLNVDASADELINKKLIEPLIIVGIHSDYNRTSHYVPYNDPSMIQDFGNYQPQAKEYSEDIIKKIIPFIEKRYSTSSGRGIAGYSFGGLHSTWIALNYPEYFSFSGSLSPSYWVQDFKIFEEGKKAKDTQTYYFDIGTGEWNYYVPMLLHTKLPILKSIFYYEIFGSHHQISDWRGDRIKNILLLFSGNTDLTKYMWDIQLEIIKSESTGKFYPRINPTIRYSNGLQCSISYAATFKLLNTEDGVVNKDGSFRFTNPKDLTVKITYDGQEKSITVNYNEVEKIKAGL from the coding sequence ATGCGTAAGCTATTATTCGTACTGCTGTCTATTCTTTGCTTTAAAGTTCATGCTCAGCAAAATCATAAAATTGAGGAAAAATCCATTGGCGGATATAAAGTATCCATATACCTTCCTCCGAATTACGATCCTTCACGGAAATACAAGACGCTTTACTTTAATGATGGGCAAACCGTTTTCGGAAGTTCCGGACTCAACGTTGATGCATCCGCAGACGAGCTGATCAACAAAAAATTAATTGAGCCCCTGATCATTGTTGGTATTCACAGCGATTACAACCGTACCAGTCATTATGTTCCTTATAATGACCCAAGCATGATTCAGGACTTTGGAAACTATCAACCACAAGCAAAAGAATACTCTGAAGACATAATAAAAAAAATAATTCCCTTTATTGAAAAAAGATACTCAACCTCTTCTGGCAGAGGGATTGCCGGATATTCTTTCGGCGGGCTTCATTCAACATGGATTGCATTGAATTACCCCGAGTACTTTTCATTCTCAGGAAGTCTTTCCCCCTCCTATTGGGTTCAGGATTTTAAAATCTTTGAAGAAGGAAAAAAAGCTAAGGACACTCAGACCTATTACTTCGATATAGGAACAGGCGAATGGAACTACTACGTACCTATGCTGCTCCACACTAAACTGCCAATATTGAAATCAATATTCTATTATGAAATTTTCGGCTCTCATCACCAGATCAGTGATTGGAGAGGTGACAGAATTAAAAATATTCTCCTGCTTTTTTCAGGGAATACAGATCTGACAAAATATATGTGGGATATTCAGCTTGAGATCATTAAAAGTGAAAGCACCGGAAAGTTCTATCCGCGAATCAATCCGACCATCAGATATTCGAATGGACTTCAATGCTCTATTAGTTATGCCGCAACCTTCAAGCTATTAAATACCGAAGACGGGGTTGTCAACAAAGATGGAAGCTTCCGGTTCACCAATCCCAAAGATCTTACTGTAAAGATCACCTATGATGGCCAGGAGAAGAGCATCACTGTTAATTACAATGAGGTAGAAAAAATTAAAGCAGGACTTTAG
- a CDS encoding intradiol ring-cleavage dioxygenase, with protein MKRDQFLKTLGMTTFLMPLIGACSKSDDPSASGACTVTNTETAGPFPTKTPSGLVLTDIRADRTGVDLAIKITIQNKNCVALTGAIVDIWHCDKDGYYSEYGGTGMQSVDYTGSQYHFLRGRQTTDSNGQIGFSSIFPGWYSGRATHIHVHIYSATGASLLVTQIAFPEGSGSAVNLVNASSVNGYTKGMTGYTNNASDNVFSDGVTSELSSITGSVAAGFELTHTIVVNV; from the coding sequence ATGAAAAGAGACCAGTTTTTAAAGACATTGGGAATGACTACGTTCCTGATGCCATTGATAGGTGCGTGCAGCAAAAGTGATGATCCATCAGCATCGGGTGCATGTACAGTTACCAATACAGAAACTGCTGGCCCATTTCCAACTAAAACTCCTTCCGGACTCGTGCTTACAGATATCCGCGCGGACAGGACAGGGGTTGATCTCGCAATAAAAATTACTATTCAGAATAAGAATTGTGTTGCATTGACTGGCGCTATTGTTGACATCTGGCATTGCGATAAAGATGGATATTATTCGGAGTATGGTGGTACGGGTATGCAAAGCGTTGATTATACCGGATCGCAGTATCATTTTCTGCGCGGCAGACAAACCACCGACAGTAATGGTCAGATTGGATTCAGTTCAATTTTTCCTGGCTGGTATAGTGGAAGAGCAACGCATATTCACGTTCACATTTATAGTGCCACGGGAGCTTCCTTGCTAGTCACCCAAATTGCTTTTCCTGAAGGTTCAGGAAGTGCGGTTAATCTTGTGAATGCCTCATCCGTGAATGGTTATACAAAGGGCATGACAGGCTATACTAACAATGCATCTGACAATGTATTTTCTGATGGTGTTACCAGTGAATTATCCTCCATTACGGGGAGTGTTGCAGCAGGATTTGAACTTACTCATACAATTGTAGTCAACGTCTGA
- a CDS encoding mechanosensitive ion channel family protein, with translation MENMTLIEGELSKEYWNNTIEAYLIAGVAIILGLLLIRIFKRLILKRVEKWVAKSETQVDDMIVSGVERFGLPLISFMVVYWGISTLTLSPQVQKVVNVATSVVTAYFVIRFILTTIKIILSSYISKQENGAEKVKQVGGLMIIVNIVIWVLGGIFLFDNLGYNVSTLLTGVGIGGIAIALAAQNIVGDLFNYFVIFFDKPFEVGDSILVDDKNGTIEYIGLKTTRLRSVSGEQIVISNSDLTKSRVHNYKRQETRRIKFNVSISFHTPLEQVRAIPEKLKSIIEGVPDTRFDRAHFANFSDYALVFEVIYFVTVPDYAKYMDVQQEINLKVMELFKQEKIKFLIREDKPGEWDNT, from the coding sequence ATGGAAAATATGACTTTAATAGAGGGAGAACTTTCTAAAGAATACTGGAATAATACCATCGAAGCCTATCTCATTGCAGGGGTCGCTATCATACTTGGATTACTGCTGATCCGCATATTCAAAAGACTTATTCTTAAAAGGGTGGAAAAATGGGTAGCCAAAAGCGAAACCCAGGTCGATGACATGATTGTTAGTGGCGTGGAGCGTTTCGGTCTCCCGTTGATCAGCTTTATGGTTGTCTACTGGGGAATTTCTACCCTGACATTATCCCCCCAGGTTCAAAAGGTAGTTAACGTAGCCACTTCTGTTGTAACTGCATATTTCGTCATACGATTTATCCTTACTACAATTAAAATCATTCTCTCCTCATACATCAGTAAGCAAGAGAATGGTGCAGAGAAGGTCAAGCAGGTCGGCGGCCTCATGATCATCGTTAATATTGTAATATGGGTACTTGGCGGAATCTTCCTGTTTGATAATCTTGGGTACAACGTCTCAACGTTATTAACAGGAGTAGGAATCGGAGGTATCGCCATCGCACTCGCAGCACAAAACATCGTTGGTGATCTTTTTAATTACTTTGTAATCTTTTTTGATAAACCCTTTGAGGTTGGTGATTCCATCCTGGTGGACGATAAAAACGGTACTATCGAATATATTGGATTGAAGACCACCCGGCTGAGAAGCGTGTCAGGAGAACAGATCGTAATCTCCAACAGTGATCTTACCAAATCAAGAGTTCACAATTATAAGCGACAGGAAACGCGAAGGATCAAGTTTAATGTCAGCATTTCATTTCACACACCTCTTGAACAAGTCCGGGCCATTCCTGAAAAACTAAAATCAATCATTGAAGGTGTTCCCGATACTCGTTTTGACAGGGCTCACTTTGCGAATTTTTCAGATTATGCGCTCGTTTTTGAAGTGATCTACTTCGTGACGGTTCCTGATTATGCAAAGTATATGGATGTCCAGCAAGAGATCAATCTCAAGGTCATGGAATTATTCAAACAGGAAAAAATCAAATTCCTCATCCGGGAAGACAAACCTGGTGAATGGGATAACACTTAA
- a CDS encoding nucleotidyltransferase family protein has translation MKEPVILILAAGSSSRMGQSKQLLKINEQSMLRNASVVALESGMQTIVVLGANEGENRKTIEDLTLKIIVNPDWENGMGNSLKKGISSLPKNTDAAIVMVCDQPLLNSAHLKRIREKYQSSDKRIIASYYSGTFGVPTLFDSSLFEEIKNLTDDQGAKKIIQLHQNETLNIEFQEGAIDLDTPDDFRNFVS, from the coding sequence ATGAAAGAACCGGTAATCCTGATTCTGGCAGCGGGCTCATCCTCCCGCATGGGACAATCCAAACAGCTTTTGAAAATAAATGAACAATCTATGCTGCGCAATGCGTCAGTGGTTGCCCTTGAGTCTGGAATGCAGACGATCGTCGTGCTGGGTGCGAATGAAGGAGAAAATCGCAAAACGATAGAGGATCTTACTTTAAAAATTATCGTCAATCCCGATTGGGAAAATGGGATGGGCAATTCTCTTAAAAAAGGAATCAGCAGTCTTCCAAAGAATACAGATGCTGCAATTGTTATGGTTTGCGATCAGCCGCTTCTCAACTCCGCTCACTTGAAAAGGATAAGAGAAAAGTATCAGTCTTCTGATAAAAGAATAATAGCATCCTATTATTCGGGCACGTTTGGTGTCCCAACTCTTTTTGATAGTTCGTTGTTTGAGGAAATTAAAAATCTTACTGACGATCAGGGAGCCAAAAAAATCATACAACTCCATCAGAATGAAACCTTAAATATCGAATTCCAGGAAGGAGCAATTGATCTCGACACTCCGGACGACTTCAGGAATTTTGTATCTTGA
- a CDS encoding nuclear transport factor 2 family protein produces the protein MKKLLFFIITLFTFTAHAQEVQKEIDQQVWKPFTKAIMSQDVTSFLSVHSKDLVRAERNSKRVLNIEEYKKAMEMSWPRWKESIKKDQITYTFELRFTERINNADMAYEVGYFKNEDVTKAGEKKVYYGKFQVALRKENGVWKILVDSDSNDDGKITEKDFLAARPIE, from the coding sequence ATGAAAAAACTATTATTCTTTATCATCACTCTTTTCACTTTCACAGCACACGCTCAGGAAGTTCAGAAAGAAATTGACCAGCAGGTCTGGAAACCTTTCACTAAGGCCATCATGAGTCAGGATGTCACTTCGTTTCTAAGCGTTCACTCCAAAGATCTTGTTCGTGCCGAACGCAACAGCAAAAGAGTCCTTAACATTGAGGAATACAAAAAAGCAATGGAGATGAGCTGGCCTCGCTGGAAAGAATCCATTAAAAAAGATCAGATCACTTATACTTTTGAATTACGTTTCACAGAACGTATCAACAATGCAGATATGGCCTACGAAGTTGGTTATTTCAAAAATGAAGACGTTACCAAAGCCGGTGAGAAAAAAGTCTATTATGGAAAATTTCAGGTGGCCCTTCGCAAAGAGAATGGTGTCTGGAAAATTCTGGTCGATTCAGATTCCAACGATGACGGAAAGATCACTGAAAAGGATTTTCTGGCAGCCAGGCCCATCGAATGA
- a CDS encoding pirin, which yields MASSATIYLADQRGRTQSDWLRSFHIFNFGDYFKESKKSFGNLIAFNDDTLKGGSTLSFEIKEPTEITLIPIVGSVEYKTNEGKADTVEVGQSVVLSLRKNTILEISNPYENDLINFLHLWQKQDQPSGKIRKSEFDLENNRDKLQIIGINSFIGKFSGRKDSSYKLSQQDKGVFVFILEGAFEVQDRLLQTRDGLALWNTKEIDFEALSDNAIISIFEVDIV from the coding sequence ATGGCTTCGTCTGCAACAATTTATCTGGCGGATCAGAGAGGGCGTACTCAATCTGATTGGTTGAGAAGCTTTCATATTTTTAATTTTGGAGATTACTTTAAAGAGAGCAAGAAGTCATTCGGCAATCTGATTGCTTTCAATGATGATACCTTAAAAGGCGGTAGTACTCTTTCGTTTGAAATAAAAGAACCAACAGAGATTACTTTAATTCCCATTGTCGGATCTGTTGAATACAAAACAAATGAAGGCAAAGCTGATACAGTTGAAGTTGGTCAGTCAGTCGTTCTTTCTCTTCGGAAGAATACAATTCTTGAAATTTCAAATCCGTATGAGAATGACCTGATCAATTTTCTGCATCTATGGCAAAAGCAGGATCAGCCTTCCGGGAAGATCAGAAAATCAGAGTTTGATCTTGAGAACAACAGAGATAAGCTTCAGATCATTGGTATAAACTCATTCATTGGCAAATTCTCAGGAAGAAAGGATTCCTCGTATAAATTAAGTCAGCAAGACAAGGGAGTATTTGTCTTTATCCTGGAGGGTGCATTTGAAGTTCAGGATCGCTTGCTGCAGACAAGGGATGGATTGGCATTGTGGAATACAAAGGAAATAGACTTTGAGGCGCTATCAGATAATGCAATTATTTCCATTTTTGAAGTTGATATAGTTTAA
- a CDS encoding family 20 glycosylhydrolase encodes MRFGKTSIIYLFPVIILSIISCNAPTPLDPAQKNLIPKPVSVSSTGKSFTLKADTKIYINGSTMLKSVGDYLSEKFSTATGFDLLVESGDQAPASGIYLIVDSTSNNHNPEGYELSVSEDLIKISSPTEAGIFYGIQTLRQLLPPEIEMPGLQNTEWKIPTGTIVDYPAYAWRGTMLDVARHFFSVEDVKRYIDLASYYKINIMHLHLSDDQGWRIEIKSWPNLTTHGGSTAVGGGKGGFFTQEQYINIIEYAKTRFITIIPEIDLPGHINAALASYGELNGGTIVPEEGKVTPVVAPDLGSKSRPTKLYTGIAVGWSTLRVEKEVSFRFTEDVIREISAITPGPYFHIGGDEAAATKKEDYITFINRFKGIVKNNNKIMIGWDEIAQAAIDSSIITQHWSSAKHAEMAVEKGSKLIMSPAKKAYLDMSYDSTSKLGLHWAAYIEVDSAYKWNLSTHIKSIDRFSILGIEAPLWSETISNMDELEYLAFPRLPGYAEIGWSPETGRGWDEYKVRLGNHGQYMRAMGIDFYRSKLVPWRD; translated from the coding sequence ATGCGATTCGGTAAGACCTCAATTATTTATCTCTTTCCTGTAATCATCCTCAGCATTATTTCCTGCAATGCACCAACTCCTTTAGACCCTGCTCAAAAAAATCTTATCCCCAAACCTGTTTCAGTATCCAGCACAGGAAAATCATTTACTCTAAAGGCAGATACGAAGATCTATATAAATGGGAGCACCATGCTTAAATCAGTTGGTGACTATCTCTCTGAAAAATTTTCTACTGCTACAGGGTTTGATTTACTGGTCGAATCCGGAGATCAAGCTCCTGCTTCTGGAATTTATCTGATCGTTGACTCGACATCGAACAATCATAATCCGGAAGGTTATGAACTCTCAGTATCAGAAGACCTCATAAAAATATCTTCCCCTACTGAAGCAGGAATATTTTATGGCATTCAAACTCTGCGTCAACTTTTGCCACCGGAAATAGAAATGCCCGGACTTCAAAATACAGAATGGAAAATTCCTACCGGCACAATCGTAGACTATCCTGCCTATGCATGGAGGGGGACGATGCTGGACGTGGCCCGTCACTTCTTCAGCGTGGAAGATGTAAAGCGATACATTGACCTTGCCAGCTATTACAAAATAAACATCATGCACCTTCATCTCAGCGATGATCAGGGATGGAGAATTGAAATTAAATCGTGGCCCAACCTCACTACTCACGGAGGCAGCACAGCAGTGGGTGGTGGCAAGGGCGGATTCTTCACTCAAGAACAATACATCAATATCATTGAATATGCCAAAACCAGATTCATTACGATCATTCCTGAGATTGATCTTCCTGGACATATTAACGCTGCATTAGCATCTTACGGCGAACTTAATGGAGGAACCATTGTACCGGAAGAGGGGAAAGTAACACCTGTTGTGGCTCCCGACCTCGGCTCTAAGTCAAGGCCCACCAAATTATATACAGGCATTGCTGTTGGCTGGAGCACTTTACGGGTTGAGAAAGAAGTGTCATTCAGGTTCACCGAAGATGTCATTCGGGAAATCTCCGCAATAACTCCTGGTCCTTACTTTCATATTGGTGGTGATGAGGCCGCGGCCACAAAAAAAGAGGACTACATAACTTTCATTAACCGATTTAAAGGGATTGTAAAAAATAATAACAAGATCATGATTGGATGGGATGAGATCGCACAGGCAGCAATAGATTCATCCATCATAACCCAGCACTGGAGTTCCGCAAAGCATGCTGAAATGGCTGTTGAGAAAGGAAGCAAACTGATCATGTCACCCGCTAAGAAAGCATATCTTGACATGAGTTATGATTCGACATCAAAACTGGGATTGCACTGGGCAGCTTATATTGAAGTTGACAGTGCCTACAAATGGAATCTTTCAACACATATAAAGAGCATTGATCGATTCAGTATCCTTGGAATAGAAGCACCCTTGTGGTCTGAAACCATTAGCAACATGGACGAGCTTGAGTATCTGGCATTCCCTCGTCTGCCAGGTTATGCCGAAATCGGATGGTCACCGGAAACCGGCAGAGGTTGGGATGAATATAAAGTCCGATTGGGAAATCATGGGCAATATATGCGCGCAATGGGCATAGATTTTTACCGATCTAAGCTCGTGCCCTGGAGGGACTGA